Proteins from a genomic interval of Pristis pectinata isolate sPriPec2 chromosome 9, sPriPec2.1.pri, whole genome shotgun sequence:
- the tcaim gene encoding T-cell activation inhibitor, mitochondrial isoform X1, with the protein MIRGEPLLRRFRALSSIRLCIARSNQHVRCVRTFSVTDAMNALRPFYLAVHPDFFGQHPREREVNENSLKKLNNHLECLQRPGHRTHQPTQLTFYVRETAGNASVTQCMNTSGFRTVSFTLQTQDLLSTVVNILKSCSLSIDHVQDSKVAMDLPHQNETIPFSRPIRWDKTYYTFTGYRDPEEELDCVQQLEPTLGSWLKKNVSLALERLSVSLPLRDDLQRLKTELCQQLEVTDIRWRKSWGVAHRCSQLHSLSRFAQQNSAVLHNIRGCTIIFAEHSGMNAAGQIMLGTVDVHHHWTKLLERLPTYYDLHSHVCLLEERISFLLGDIQFIYNEDLQPAMMLEDYYRMLTTFHQNFIVNRPLFHPRSLKGLQIILEKGSSAPSLLKTGQLRVPVTCDPTALQWFILRHAQTARDYLRKEEELKMEQEKLIKVCREKFWLERLYKEQSVSSEQMVQSCKRLLEEQTELPRIHLCISHFYSVLQDGDLCIPWDWKQ; encoded by the exons ATGATCCGCGGGGAGCCGCTGCTGCGGCGGTTCCGGGCGCTGAGCAG CATCAGGCTTTGTATAGCAAGAAGCAATCAACATGTTCGCTGTGTGAGAACCTTCTCAGTTACTGATGCCATGAATGCACTGAGGCCGTTCTACCTCGCTGTACACCCAGATTTCTTTGGCCAACATCCAAGAGAGAGG GAAGTGAATGAAAATTCCCTCAAGAAGTTAAATAACCATCTGGAGTGTCTGCAGCGACCTGGGCACAGAACTCATCAACCAACCCAACTCACTTTCTATGTCAGAGAGACAGCGGGCAATGCAAGTGTTACTCAGTGCATGAATACTTCAG GGTTTCGAACTGTCAGCTTCACCCTTCAGACGCAGGACCTTCTCAGTACTGttgtaaatattttgaaatcCTGCAGTTTATCCATTGACCATGTCCAGGACTCAAAGGTTGCTATGGACTTGCCTCATCAAAATGAGACCATTCCATTCAGTCGACCCATCCGATGGGATAAGACATATTACACCTTCACTGGATACAGGGACCCAGAGGAGGAGCTGGATTGTGTTCAGCAGCTGGAACCTACACTTGG GtcgtggttaaaaaaaaatgtatctcTTGCCTTAGAGAGACTGAGTGTCAGTCTTCCACTGCGAGATGACCTTCAACGCCTAAAAACAGAGCTATGTCAGCAACTGGAGGTAACCGACATCAG GTGGcggaagagttggggagtggctCATCGGTGCAGCCAACTGCACAGCCTGTCTCGATTTGCCCAGCAGAACTCTGCAGTCTTGCACAATATCAGAG GATGTACAATAATTTTTGCAGAGCACTCTGGAATGAATGCTGCAGGGCAGATTATGTTGGGAACTGTAGATGTCCATCATCACTGGACAAAA CTTTTGGAGAGGTTGCCTACCTACTATGATCTTCACAGCCACGTTTGCTTGTTGGAAGAGAGGATCAGCTTCCTTCTGGGAGACATACAGTTCATTTACAATGAAGACCTGCAGCCTGCGATGATGCTAGAGGATTATTACAGGATGttaacaacctttcatcagaatttcatTGTCAACCGACCTCTGTTTCACCCACGAAGTCTAAAAGGACTGCAAATAATTCTAGAAAA AGGCTCTTCTGCCCCTAGTCTTCTTAAGACAGGCCAGCTGAGAGTGCCCGTCACTTGCGACCCCACTGCCTTGCAATGGTTTATTCTGAGGCATGCACAAACAGCCAGGGATTACCTAAGGAAGGAGGAAGA GTTGAAAATGGAACAGGAAAAACTTATCAAAGTTTGCAGAGAGAAGTTTTGGCTGGAAAGACTATACAAGGAGCAAAGTGTATCCAGTGAACAGATGGTACAGTCCTGTAAAAGACTGCTTGAAGAACAGACAGAGTTACCCAGGATACACTTGTGCATTTCACATTTCTATTCAGTGTTACAGGATGGTGACTTGTGCATTCCCTGGGACTGGAAACAGTAG
- the tcaim gene encoding T-cell activation inhibitor, mitochondrial isoform X3 yields MIRGEPLLRRFRALSSIRLCIARSNQHVRCVRTFSVTDAMNALRPFYLAVHPDFFGQHPREREVNENSLKKLNNHLECLQRPGHRTHQPTQLTFYVRETAGNASVTQCMNTSGFRTVSFTLQTQDLLSTVVNILKSCSLSIDHVQDSKVAMDLPHQNETIPFSRPIRWDKTYYTFTGYRDPEEELDCVQQLEPTLGSWLKKNVSLALERLSVSLPLRDDLQRLKTELCQQLEVTDIRWRKSWGVAHRCSQLHSLSRFAQQNSAVLHNIRGCTIIFAEHSGMNAAGQIMLGTVDVHHHWTKLLERLPTYYDLHSHVCLLEERISFLLGDIQFIYNEDLQPAMMLEDYYRMLTTFHQNFIVNRPLFHPRSLKGLQIILEKGSSAPSLLKTGQLRVPVTCDPTALQWFILRHAQTARDYLRKEEDVTGW; encoded by the exons ATGATCCGCGGGGAGCCGCTGCTGCGGCGGTTCCGGGCGCTGAGCAG CATCAGGCTTTGTATAGCAAGAAGCAATCAACATGTTCGCTGTGTGAGAACCTTCTCAGTTACTGATGCCATGAATGCACTGAGGCCGTTCTACCTCGCTGTACACCCAGATTTCTTTGGCCAACATCCAAGAGAGAGG GAAGTGAATGAAAATTCCCTCAAGAAGTTAAATAACCATCTGGAGTGTCTGCAGCGACCTGGGCACAGAACTCATCAACCAACCCAACTCACTTTCTATGTCAGAGAGACAGCGGGCAATGCAAGTGTTACTCAGTGCATGAATACTTCAG GGTTTCGAACTGTCAGCTTCACCCTTCAGACGCAGGACCTTCTCAGTACTGttgtaaatattttgaaatcCTGCAGTTTATCCATTGACCATGTCCAGGACTCAAAGGTTGCTATGGACTTGCCTCATCAAAATGAGACCATTCCATTCAGTCGACCCATCCGATGGGATAAGACATATTACACCTTCACTGGATACAGGGACCCAGAGGAGGAGCTGGATTGTGTTCAGCAGCTGGAACCTACACTTGG GtcgtggttaaaaaaaaatgtatctcTTGCCTTAGAGAGACTGAGTGTCAGTCTTCCACTGCGAGATGACCTTCAACGCCTAAAAACAGAGCTATGTCAGCAACTGGAGGTAACCGACATCAG GTGGcggaagagttggggagtggctCATCGGTGCAGCCAACTGCACAGCCTGTCTCGATTTGCCCAGCAGAACTCTGCAGTCTTGCACAATATCAGAG GATGTACAATAATTTTTGCAGAGCACTCTGGAATGAATGCTGCAGGGCAGATTATGTTGGGAACTGTAGATGTCCATCATCACTGGACAAAA CTTTTGGAGAGGTTGCCTACCTACTATGATCTTCACAGCCACGTTTGCTTGTTGGAAGAGAGGATCAGCTTCCTTCTGGGAGACATACAGTTCATTTACAATGAAGACCTGCAGCCTGCGATGATGCTAGAGGATTATTACAGGATGttaacaacctttcatcagaatttcatTGTCAACCGACCTCTGTTTCACCCACGAAGTCTAAAAGGACTGCAAATAATTCTAGAAAA AGGCTCTTCTGCCCCTAGTCTTCTTAAGACAGGCCAGCTGAGAGTGCCCGTCACTTGCGACCCCACTGCCTTGCAATGGTTTATTCTGAGGCATGCACAAACAGCCAGGGATTACCTAAGGAAGGAGGAAGA TGTTACAGGATGGTGA
- the tcaim gene encoding T-cell activation inhibitor, mitochondrial isoform X2, producing the protein MNALRPFYLAVHPDFFGQHPREREVNENSLKKLNNHLECLQRPGHRTHQPTQLTFYVRETAGNASVTQCMNTSGFRTVSFTLQTQDLLSTVVNILKSCSLSIDHVQDSKVAMDLPHQNETIPFSRPIRWDKTYYTFTGYRDPEEELDCVQQLEPTLGSWLKKNVSLALERLSVSLPLRDDLQRLKTELCQQLEVTDIRWRKSWGVAHRCSQLHSLSRFAQQNSAVLHNIRGCTIIFAEHSGMNAAGQIMLGTVDVHHHWTKLLERLPTYYDLHSHVCLLEERISFLLGDIQFIYNEDLQPAMMLEDYYRMLTTFHQNFIVNRPLFHPRSLKGLQIILEKGSSAPSLLKTGQLRVPVTCDPTALQWFILRHAQTARDYLRKEEELKMEQEKLIKVCREKFWLERLYKEQSVSSEQMVQSCKRLLEEQTELPRIHLCISHFYSVLQDGDLCIPWDWKQ; encoded by the exons ATGAATGCACTGAGGCCGTTCTACCTCGCTGTACACCCAGATTTCTTTGGCCAACATCCAAGAGAGAGG GAAGTGAATGAAAATTCCCTCAAGAAGTTAAATAACCATCTGGAGTGTCTGCAGCGACCTGGGCACAGAACTCATCAACCAACCCAACTCACTTTCTATGTCAGAGAGACAGCGGGCAATGCAAGTGTTACTCAGTGCATGAATACTTCAG GGTTTCGAACTGTCAGCTTCACCCTTCAGACGCAGGACCTTCTCAGTACTGttgtaaatattttgaaatcCTGCAGTTTATCCATTGACCATGTCCAGGACTCAAAGGTTGCTATGGACTTGCCTCATCAAAATGAGACCATTCCATTCAGTCGACCCATCCGATGGGATAAGACATATTACACCTTCACTGGATACAGGGACCCAGAGGAGGAGCTGGATTGTGTTCAGCAGCTGGAACCTACACTTGG GtcgtggttaaaaaaaaatgtatctcTTGCCTTAGAGAGACTGAGTGTCAGTCTTCCACTGCGAGATGACCTTCAACGCCTAAAAACAGAGCTATGTCAGCAACTGGAGGTAACCGACATCAG GTGGcggaagagttggggagtggctCATCGGTGCAGCCAACTGCACAGCCTGTCTCGATTTGCCCAGCAGAACTCTGCAGTCTTGCACAATATCAGAG GATGTACAATAATTTTTGCAGAGCACTCTGGAATGAATGCTGCAGGGCAGATTATGTTGGGAACTGTAGATGTCCATCATCACTGGACAAAA CTTTTGGAGAGGTTGCCTACCTACTATGATCTTCACAGCCACGTTTGCTTGTTGGAAGAGAGGATCAGCTTCCTTCTGGGAGACATACAGTTCATTTACAATGAAGACCTGCAGCCTGCGATGATGCTAGAGGATTATTACAGGATGttaacaacctttcatcagaatttcatTGTCAACCGACCTCTGTTTCACCCACGAAGTCTAAAAGGACTGCAAATAATTCTAGAAAA AGGCTCTTCTGCCCCTAGTCTTCTTAAGACAGGCCAGCTGAGAGTGCCCGTCACTTGCGACCCCACTGCCTTGCAATGGTTTATTCTGAGGCATGCACAAACAGCCAGGGATTACCTAAGGAAGGAGGAAGA GTTGAAAATGGAACAGGAAAAACTTATCAAAGTTTGCAGAGAGAAGTTTTGGCTGGAAAGACTATACAAGGAGCAAAGTGTATCCAGTGAACAGATGGTACAGTCCTGTAAAAGACTGCTTGAAGAACAGACAGAGTTACCCAGGATACACTTGTGCATTTCACATTTCTATTCAGTGTTACAGGATGGTGACTTGTGCATTCCCTGGGACTGGAAACAGTAG
- the LOC127574491 gene encoding protein TOPAZ1-like encodes MGRKVLDMLQEIQVNFTILKGLVSEFTTSRCQIVNVAGEIFLKAGCVNRALWLLRESNWITNSPTWPCDSSDVLNRHNFLFSLSDVTLKNNMYCETLEVLQHLPGLQKVNGTLDVTPYVRIFNNLLDQCIQNNCLGASSDTVEFMRSMDIPISPLAVRNLITALGRSNLWLKARNQYKKALSNGCYPPIEENLYRKLLPIPCFLSEVEMLLATEMFLVTNASNIQSPSVSKQSLQIVLRRYEDEGSFANGDYEAAVDRLQAAARISEPKLQIKHTTVNIAKEEVFSLEYSSALRWLEQNMKWAGKVWLFG; translated from the exons ATg GGAAGAAAAGTTTTGGACATGTTGCAAGAAATTCAAGTGAACTTTACAATATTGAAAGGCCTTGTTAGTGAGTTCACTACATCAAGATGCCAGATCGTTAACGTTGCTGGTGAAATCTTTCTTAAAGCAGGATGCGTGAATAGAGCACTTTGGCTATTAAGAG AATCTAACTGGATAACCAATTCCCCAACATGGCCCTGTGACAGTTCGGATGTTCTCAATCGACACAACTTTTTGTTTAGCCTTTCTGATGTAACTCTGAAAAATAACATGTACTGTGAAACATTGGAGGTTCTACAGCATTTACCTGGGCTCCAAAAAGTAAATG GCACCTTGGATGTAACACCATATGTCAGGATTTTCAACAATCTTCTTGATCAGTGCATCCAGAATAATTGCTTAGGAGCATCTTCTGACACAGTAGAGTTCATGAGGTCAATGGACATTCCCATAAGCCCTTTAGCTGTAAGAAACTTAATTACAGCTCTGGGCAGGTCCAATTTGTGGCTGAAAGCAAGGAATCAGTATAAGA AAGCTTTGTCCAATGGGTGCTACCCACCAATTGAGGAAAACCTGTACCGTAAACTACTCCCAATTCCCTGCTTCTTGTCAGAAGTGGAAATGTTGTTGGCGACTGAAATGTTTCTAGTAACAAATGCAAGCAACATTCAGAGTCCCAGTGTCTCCAAGCAATCTCTGCAGATTGTGCTGAGAAG GTATGAAGATGAAGGTTCATTTGCAAATGGAGATTATGAAGCAGCAGTGGACAGACTGCAGGCAGCTGCTCGAATTTCAGAGCCAAAACTTCAGATAAAACACACAACCGTCAACATTGCAAAAGAAGAGGTTTTCAGTTTGGAATATTCCTCTGCCCTCAGATGGCTTGAACAGAACATGAAGTGGGCAGGCAAGGTTTGGCTCTTCGGCTAA